A genomic region of Mercenaria mercenaria strain notata unplaced genomic scaffold, MADL_Memer_1 contig_4470, whole genome shotgun sequence contains the following coding sequences:
- the LOC128553902 gene encoding uncharacterized protein LOC128553902, whose amino-acid sequence MIASGCLHVVKTVKIQVTYRTSATYMRMTLISPSGTVSVLQDFESNSVRTDSTKRKQILTSVYFWDEDAFGLWRFELKSDGKINVIRKVSLTFFGTGTDMTRKNTMLKDKTCAPTCQSLPRYSDHTDIRCIIIAVVVTLSCILVIIIVVVVSCIIHKKRTKGTTLESHEMKDPSNKALIA is encoded by the exons ATGATTGCATCAGGTTGTCTGCATGTCGTCAAAACCGTAAAGATTCAAGTAACTTATCGCACATCTGCTACATACATGCGCATGACTTTGATCTCGCCGAGCGGGACAGTGTCAGTTTTACAGGATTTTGAATCAAACAGTGTGCGAACAGActcaacaaaaagaaaacagattCTTACTTCAGTTTATTTCTGGGATGAAGATGCATTTGGACTTTGGAGATTCGAGCTCAAATCTGATG GAAAAATTAATGTGATAAGAAAAGTTTCACTGACATTTTTTGGAACTGGAACAGACATGACAAGAAAGAACACAATGTTGAAGGACAAAACTTGTGCACCAACATGTCAGTCTCTACCCAGGTATTCTGATCATACTGATATTCGCTGTATCATAATTGCCGTTGTTGTTACTCTTTCTTGCATACTTGTGATTATAATTGTCGTAGTTGTATCATGTATTATACACAAAAAGAGAACAAAAGGAACAACCCTTGAATCACATGAAATGAAAGACCCGTCAAACAAAGCCCTTAtcgcctga
- the LOC123563906 gene encoding neuroendocrine convertase 2-like, with translation MGVENAWSRGYSGKGVVVAVTDIGINTDLIDLQPNIDGNLCFNFINNSTNVTPEYLHSYREESFTDHGNRCASLIAAVKGNEVCSAGIAFNASIAALKMFGAYRDYPKHTHAWSSSDMMARSHVYGPDKTDIYSNSWGPTEPFSEIGLDRREAMRSSAKTLTTSFWNKCVTGFVGVSAATANVAGIIALALEARRGLLTRINKYNNERS, from the exons ATGGGCGTCGAGAATGCATGGTCACGTGGCTATAGTGGAAAGGGCGTTGTGGTTGCCGTAACTGATATAGGCATAAATACAGATTTGATTGATCTCCAGCCAAATATT GATGGTAACCTTTGctttaattttataaacaatTCAACGAATGTAACACCAGAGTATTTACATTCATACAGGGAGGAATCATTTACTGA CCATGGAAATAGATGTGCCAGCCTCATTGCTGCTGTAAAAGGAAACGAAGTCTGTAGCGCAGGAATTGCCTTTAATGCATCCATTGCCG cGCTTAAAATGTTTGGAGCCTACAGAGACTATCCTAAGCATACTCATGCCTGGTCAAGTTCTGACATGATGGCCAGATCTCACGTTTACGGTCCAGACAAAACTGACATTTATTCAAACTCCTGGGGACCAACCGAGCCGTTTTCAGAGATTGGTCTTGATCGCAGAGAAGCCATGAGGAGTAGTGCAAAAACG CTTACTACGTCATTTTGGAATAAATGCGTAACAGGTTTTGTGGGAGTATCTGCTGCAACCGCGAATGTTGCCGGAATTATAGCGTTAGCCTTAGAAGCAAG ACGTGGATTGTTAACAAGAATCAACAAATATAACAACGAACGCAGCTGA